In Archocentrus centrarchus isolate MPI-CPG fArcCen1 chromosome 21, fArcCen1, whole genome shotgun sequence, the following are encoded in one genomic region:
- the dap1b gene encoding death-associated protein-like 1 homolog produces MVQQLPKSGAKAAPRLKAGHPPAVKAGGKRVAKKGFEENPTHTTPEKDAKKSDKISKSLATPNRMQQVGILLTGTLDKLSHDFPETPVSVRHCKVRPAVEKTHSPRIFFIQQPRKY; encoded by the exons ATGGTGCAACAACTCCCCAAATCTGGAGCGAAGGCGGCTCCTCGGCTGAAAGCTGGCCACCCTCCAGCAG TAAAGGCCGGGGGTAAACGGGTGGCCAAGAAAGGCTTTGAAGAGAATCCCACCCATACAACTCCGGAGAAGGATGCCAAGAAGTCTGATAAAATCAG CAAGTCCCTTGCCACCCCCAACAGGATGCAACAAGTTGGCATACTTCTGACAGGAACCCTTGACAAG CTGAGCCACGACTTTCCCGAGACACCTGTGAGCGTGAGGCACTGCAAGGTGCGCCCTGCGGTGGAGAAAACTCACTCCCCTCGGATCTTTTTTATCCAGCAGCCGAGGAAGTATTGA